Proteins encoded together in one Gigantopelta aegis isolate Gae_Host chromosome 8, Gae_host_genome, whole genome shotgun sequence window:
- the LOC121378912 gene encoding UPF0193 protein EVG1 homolog → MKQEVTGAWIPKSVKMAGQEVNAIPTGGFWNCPKATYSKQTHDLLKEMMKESKLTNFQQRHLEKTLRSGSTLPSEVAPTSSARPKQPRPVQKQGKVIKLSTYSGGLRTRDTMERQGAFEKPEYLPPQGPTRSAREKEKLANIMAYGEDNPNVYKKKVRERVEPREENETDRFEELQKEIEDRREFMKKMVKLGKAKDYQHMIDTEISQKIREMEVIDKKRTMELEKLIAEDEKRRVNEQGMSHTEVS, encoded by the exons ATGAAACAGGAAGTAACGGGTGCTTGGATTCCAAAAAGCGTCAAAATGGCCGGTCAAGAAGTTAATGCAATCCCAACTGGAGGGTTTTGGAATTGCCCTAAGGCAACATACAGTAAACAAACACATGATTTGTTAAAAG AAATGATGAAAGAATCTAAGCTGACAAATTTTCAACAGAGACATTTGGAAAAAACTCTTAGAA GTGGTTCTACACTTCCATCGGAGGTGGCACCAACATCCAGTGCCCGTCCAAAACAGCCAAGACCAGTACAAAAACAAGGCAAAGTTATTAAGCTCAG TACATATTCTGGAGGACTAAGAACACGAGACACAATGGAGAGACAGGGAGCATTTGAAAAGCCTGAATACTTGCCACCCCAAGGAC CTACACGCTCAGCCCGTGAGAAAGAGAAACTTGCGAACATCATGGCGTATGGAGAAGACAATCCAAACGTTTACAAAAAGAAAGTACGAGAACGAGTGGAACCACGTGAGGAAAATGAAACAGACAGATTTGAAGAAT tgcaAAAAGAAATTGAAGATAGACGTgaatttatgaaaaaaatggtAAAACTAGGCAAAGCCAAAGACTATCAACATATGATCGACACAGAAATATCACAG aaaatacGCGAGATGGAAGTGATAGACAAAAAGAGGACAATGGAACTTGAAAAGCTGATCGCAGAAGATGAGAAGCGTCGAGTCAATGAACAGGGAATGTCACATACAGAAGTTTCGTAA